The following nucleotide sequence is from Pseudobutyrivibrio ruminis HUN009.
TACGGGGTGATGTATGGTATTATAGGGAGAGGTTGAGAAATTTTATTTGTAGGGAAAGGACTTATACTATGTTGGAAATTGGGATGAAGAATACCGCTGAGACGGTTGTGACCATTGATAATACTGCGAAGGCTTTTACTAGTGGGGCTCTTGAGGTGTTTGCAACGCCTGCGATGATTGCTCTTATGGAAGAAACCTGCTGGAAAATGGTTCAGCCAGAGCTTGAGGAAGGACTTGGTACGGTGGGTACAAAGGTAGATGTTAGCCATATGGCTCCATCTGCTATTGGTAAGACTATTATTTGTGAGGCTACTCTTATTGAGATAGATGGCCGTAAGCTTTCTTTTGAGGTTGTGTGCTCAGATGAAAGTGGTGTTGTTGGAATGGGTACTCACGAAAGATTTATCATCAATAATGAAAAGTTCCTTGCAAAGGCAAATAAGTAAAAAAACGGCTAGCCAGATGGCTAGCCGTTAGTTTTATTCTTCGTCTGCGTTTAAAGCAGCATCAATAATTGACATTAACTCCATGGCGCTGCGGAAGCTGAGCTTTTCGTCACGGTCTGCCCATGTGACCTGTCCCTGCCATGTGTCGTTTTCACATTTATTAACATGTACTACAAATGTACCTTCTTTTTTATCTGCCATAATAAACACCTCCCACTGATATAATCTATGATAGCATATTGCCTGCCTAATGCCTATTCAAAATCTAATTCTATTGGACAATGATCTGAGCCCATAACTTCTGTATGTATCTTGGCATCCTTCATTCTTTCTTTTATGTCCTCTGACACTATGAAATAATCAATGCGCCAACCAGCATTCTTCTCTCTGGCATGGAATCTGTAAGACCACCATGAATAGATTTCTGTCTGGTCTGGATAAAAGTATCTGAAGCTGTCCACGAATCCAGCATTCAAAAGCTCTGTCATCTTGCCGCGCTCCTCATCTGTGAAGCCCGCATTGCGACGGTTTGTCTTAGGATTCTTGATATCTATTTCCTCATGAGCAACATTTAAATCGCCGCAAAGGATTACGCCTTTTTTCTTGTTGAGTTCACACATATAGGCTCTAAAGTCATCTTCCCAGGTCATTCTGTAATCAAGACGCTTAAGCTCATTCTGAGAATTAGGTGTATAGCATGTAATAAAGTAAAAGTCCTCGAATTCGAGAGTTATAACTCTTCCTTCATGGTCATGTTCTTCTATTCCAATACCATAGCTTACAGAAATAGGCTCTTTCTTTGTAAAAATGGCTGTGCCAGAATAGCCCTTCTTTTCTGCATAATTCCAGTATACATGGTATCCTTCCTTTTCAGAATCAAACTGTCCCTCGGAGAGCTTGATTTCTTGAAGGCAAAAAATATCTGCATCTACCTCATCAAAATAATCCCAAAAGCCCTTTCCCACTACTGCTCTAAGACCGTTTACATTCCATGAAATAAATTTACTCATATAACCTCCAT
It contains:
- a CDS encoding thioesterase family protein, which encodes MLEIGMKNTAETVVTIDNTAKAFTSGALEVFATPAMIALMEETCWKMVQPELEEGLGTVGTKVDVSHMAPSAIGKTIICEATLIEIDGRKLSFEVVCSDESGVVGMGTHERFIINNEKFLAKANK
- a CDS encoding exodeoxyribonuclease III — protein: MSKFISWNVNGLRAVVGKGFWDYFDEVDADIFCLQEIKLSEGQFDSEKEGYHVYWNYAEKKGYSGTAIFTKKEPISVSYGIGIEEHDHEGRVITLEFEDFYFITCYTPNSQNELKRLDYRMTWEDDFRAYMCELNKKKGVILCGDLNVAHEEIDIKNPKTNRRNAGFTDEERGKMTELLNAGFVDSFRYFYPDQTEIYSWWSYRFHAREKNAGWRIDYFIVSEDIKERMKDAKIHTEVMGSDHCPIELDFE